The following are from one region of the Prionailurus bengalensis isolate Pbe53 chromosome A2, Fcat_Pben_1.1_paternal_pri, whole genome shotgun sequence genome:
- the CDCA7L gene encoding cell division cycle-associated 7-like protein isoform X2 gives MELASRSQIPKEVADIFNAPSDDEEFVGFQDDVPMETFSSEESCDSFDSLEPGKQDVRFHSKYFTEELRRIFIEDTDSETEEFEGFTQNDLNINSNPEVMLVESDLSDAGKVSSASEEEDEEEKATPRRSRPRRSSIGLRVAFQFPTKKLAKKSDDSSSEPLFPSKRLQDNKKAILGRKRSCRQGKEREDSVSESEDDSRDEGQESSDALLKRTMNIKENKAMLAQLLAELNSMPDFFPVRTPNSASKKRTVRRAFSEGQITRRTNPTRSARPPEKFALENFTVSAAKFAEEFYSFRRRKTISGGKCQGYRRRHRVSSFRPVEDITEEDLENVAITVRDKIYDKVLGNTCHQCRQKTIDTKTVCRNQGCGGVRGQFCGPCLRNRYGEDVRSALLDPDWMCPPCRGICNCSYCRKRDGRCATGILIHLAKFYGYNNVKEYLESLQKQLVEDD, from the exons ATCCCTAAAGAAGTGGCTGACATCTTTAACGCCCCCAGTGATGATGAAGAGTTTGTCGGTTTCCAAGATGATGTTCCCATGGAAACCTTCTCATCAGAGGAGAGCTGTGATAGTTTTGACTCTCTGGAGCCAGGGAAACAG GATGTGCGTTTCCATTCTAAATACTTCACGGAAGAGCTAAGAAGAATTTTTATAGAGGACACTGACTCAGAAACAGAAGAATTTGAAGGATTTACACAGAATGATCTGAATATAAACAGTAACCCAGAAGTAATG CTTGTGGAGTCAGATTTGAGCGATGCTGGTAAGGTGTCTTCAGCGAGTGaagaagaggatgaagaagaaaAGGCTACACCCAGGAGAAGCAGGCCGAGGAGAAGCAGTATTGGTCTTCGAGTAGCCTTTCAATTCCCCACCAAGAAACTGGCAAAAAAATCTGATGACAGTTCTTCTGAGCCGCTATTTCCTAGCAAACGCTTACAGGACAATAAAAAAGCAATTCTTGGAAGAAAGAGAAGCTGCagacaggggaaggaaagggaagattCGGTGTCTGAATCTGAGGATGACTCCAGGGATGAGGGCCAGGAGAGCTCGGATGCGCTGCTGAAAAGGACCATGAACATCAAGGAGAACAAAGCCATG CTGGCTCAGTTATTGGCAGAACTGAACTCAATGCCGGATTTCTTCCCAGTACGAACCCCAAACTCAGCCTCT AAGAAGAGAACAGTGAGGCGGGCTTTCTCCGAGGGACAGATCACAAGACGCACTAACCCCACCCGGAGTGCGCGGCCTCCCGAGAAATTTGCCCTGGAGAACTTCACTGTCTCCGCTGCCAAATTTGCagaagagttttacagtttcaggagAAGGAAGACAATTAGCGGG GGGAAATGCCAGGGGTATAGACGGCGTCACCGTGTATCTTCCTTTCGGCCGGTGGAGGATATCACTGAAGAGGACTTAGAAAATGTTGCCATCACCGTTCGAGATAAAATCTACGATAAAGTTCTG GGCAACACTTGCCATCAGTGCAGGCAGAAGACCATCGACACCAAGACGGTGTGTCGGAACCAGGGCTGCGGTGGGGTCCGAGGACAGTTCTGTGGGCCGTGCCTGCGGAATCGCTACGGGGAGGACGTGAGATCTGCACTGCTAGACCCG GATTGGATGTGTCCTCCCTGCCGTGGGATCTGCAATTGCAGTTACTGTCGCAAGCGTGATGGCCGCTGTGCCACAGGGATCCTCATTCACCTAGCCAAGTTTTACGGTTACAATAATGTTAAGGAATACCTGGAGAG CTTACAGAAGCAGCTGGTAGAAGATGATTAA
- the CDCA7L gene encoding cell division cycle-associated 7-like protein isoform X1, which produces MELASRSQIPKEVADIFNAPSDDEEFVGFQDDVPMETFSSEESCDSFDSLEPGKQQDVRFHSKYFTEELRRIFIEDTDSETEEFEGFTQNDLNINSNPEVMLVESDLSDAGKVSSASEEEDEEEKATPRRSRPRRSSIGLRVAFQFPTKKLAKKSDDSSSEPLFPSKRLQDNKKAILGRKRSCRQGKEREDSVSESEDDSRDEGQESSDALLKRTMNIKENKAMLAQLLAELNSMPDFFPVRTPNSASKKRTVRRAFSEGQITRRTNPTRSARPPEKFALENFTVSAAKFAEEFYSFRRRKTISGGKCQGYRRRHRVSSFRPVEDITEEDLENVAITVRDKIYDKVLGNTCHQCRQKTIDTKTVCRNQGCGGVRGQFCGPCLRNRYGEDVRSALLDPDWMCPPCRGICNCSYCRKRDGRCATGILIHLAKFYGYNNVKEYLESLQKQLVEDD; this is translated from the exons ATCCCTAAAGAAGTGGCTGACATCTTTAACGCCCCCAGTGATGATGAAGAGTTTGTCGGTTTCCAAGATGATGTTCCCATGGAAACCTTCTCATCAGAGGAGAGCTGTGATAGTTTTGACTCTCTGGAGCCAGGGAAACAG caGGATGTGCGTTTCCATTCTAAATACTTCACGGAAGAGCTAAGAAGAATTTTTATAGAGGACACTGACTCAGAAACAGAAGAATTTGAAGGATTTACACAGAATGATCTGAATATAAACAGTAACCCAGAAGTAATG CTTGTGGAGTCAGATTTGAGCGATGCTGGTAAGGTGTCTTCAGCGAGTGaagaagaggatgaagaagaaaAGGCTACACCCAGGAGAAGCAGGCCGAGGAGAAGCAGTATTGGTCTTCGAGTAGCCTTTCAATTCCCCACCAAGAAACTGGCAAAAAAATCTGATGACAGTTCTTCTGAGCCGCTATTTCCTAGCAAACGCTTACAGGACAATAAAAAAGCAATTCTTGGAAGAAAGAGAAGCTGCagacaggggaaggaaagggaagattCGGTGTCTGAATCTGAGGATGACTCCAGGGATGAGGGCCAGGAGAGCTCGGATGCGCTGCTGAAAAGGACCATGAACATCAAGGAGAACAAAGCCATG CTGGCTCAGTTATTGGCAGAACTGAACTCAATGCCGGATTTCTTCCCAGTACGAACCCCAAACTCAGCCTCT AAGAAGAGAACAGTGAGGCGGGCTTTCTCCGAGGGACAGATCACAAGACGCACTAACCCCACCCGGAGTGCGCGGCCTCCCGAGAAATTTGCCCTGGAGAACTTCACTGTCTCCGCTGCCAAATTTGCagaagagttttacagtttcaggagAAGGAAGACAATTAGCGGG GGGAAATGCCAGGGGTATAGACGGCGTCACCGTGTATCTTCCTTTCGGCCGGTGGAGGATATCACTGAAGAGGACTTAGAAAATGTTGCCATCACCGTTCGAGATAAAATCTACGATAAAGTTCTG GGCAACACTTGCCATCAGTGCAGGCAGAAGACCATCGACACCAAGACGGTGTGTCGGAACCAGGGCTGCGGTGGGGTCCGAGGACAGTTCTGTGGGCCGTGCCTGCGGAATCGCTACGGGGAGGACGTGAGATCTGCACTGCTAGACCCG GATTGGATGTGTCCTCCCTGCCGTGGGATCTGCAATTGCAGTTACTGTCGCAAGCGTGATGGCCGCTGTGCCACAGGGATCCTCATTCACCTAGCCAAGTTTTACGGTTACAATAATGTTAAGGAATACCTGGAGAG CTTACAGAAGCAGCTGGTAGAAGATGATTAA
- the CDCA7L gene encoding cell division cycle-associated 7-like protein isoform X4, with translation MELASRSQIPKEVADIFNAPSDDEEFVGFQDDVPMETFSSEESCDSFDSLEPGKQDVRFHSKYFTEELRRIFIEDTDSETEEFEGFTQNDLNINSNPEVMLVESDLSDAGKVSSASEEEDEEEKATPRRSRPRRSSIGLRVAFQFPTKKLAKKSDDSSSEPLFPSKRLQDNKKAILGRKRSCRQGKEREDSVSESEDDSRDEGQESSDALLKRTMNIKENKAMLAQLLAELNSMPDFFPVRTPNSASKRTVRRAFSEGQITRRTNPTRSARPPEKFALENFTVSAAKFAEEFYSFRRRKTISGGKCQGYRRRHRVSSFRPVEDITEEDLENVAITVRDKIYDKVLGNTCHQCRQKTIDTKTVCRNQGCGGVRGQFCGPCLRNRYGEDVRSALLDPDWMCPPCRGICNCSYCRKRDGRCATGILIHLAKFYGYNNVKEYLESLQKQLVEDD, from the exons ATCCCTAAAGAAGTGGCTGACATCTTTAACGCCCCCAGTGATGATGAAGAGTTTGTCGGTTTCCAAGATGATGTTCCCATGGAAACCTTCTCATCAGAGGAGAGCTGTGATAGTTTTGACTCTCTGGAGCCAGGGAAACAG GATGTGCGTTTCCATTCTAAATACTTCACGGAAGAGCTAAGAAGAATTTTTATAGAGGACACTGACTCAGAAACAGAAGAATTTGAAGGATTTACACAGAATGATCTGAATATAAACAGTAACCCAGAAGTAATG CTTGTGGAGTCAGATTTGAGCGATGCTGGTAAGGTGTCTTCAGCGAGTGaagaagaggatgaagaagaaaAGGCTACACCCAGGAGAAGCAGGCCGAGGAGAAGCAGTATTGGTCTTCGAGTAGCCTTTCAATTCCCCACCAAGAAACTGGCAAAAAAATCTGATGACAGTTCTTCTGAGCCGCTATTTCCTAGCAAACGCTTACAGGACAATAAAAAAGCAATTCTTGGAAGAAAGAGAAGCTGCagacaggggaaggaaagggaagattCGGTGTCTGAATCTGAGGATGACTCCAGGGATGAGGGCCAGGAGAGCTCGGATGCGCTGCTGAAAAGGACCATGAACATCAAGGAGAACAAAGCCATG CTGGCTCAGTTATTGGCAGAACTGAACTCAATGCCGGATTTCTTCCCAGTACGAACCCCAAACTCAGCCTCT AAGAGAACAGTGAGGCGGGCTTTCTCCGAGGGACAGATCACAAGACGCACTAACCCCACCCGGAGTGCGCGGCCTCCCGAGAAATTTGCCCTGGAGAACTTCACTGTCTCCGCTGCCAAATTTGCagaagagttttacagtttcaggagAAGGAAGACAATTAGCGGG GGGAAATGCCAGGGGTATAGACGGCGTCACCGTGTATCTTCCTTTCGGCCGGTGGAGGATATCACTGAAGAGGACTTAGAAAATGTTGCCATCACCGTTCGAGATAAAATCTACGATAAAGTTCTG GGCAACACTTGCCATCAGTGCAGGCAGAAGACCATCGACACCAAGACGGTGTGTCGGAACCAGGGCTGCGGTGGGGTCCGAGGACAGTTCTGTGGGCCGTGCCTGCGGAATCGCTACGGGGAGGACGTGAGATCTGCACTGCTAGACCCG GATTGGATGTGTCCTCCCTGCCGTGGGATCTGCAATTGCAGTTACTGTCGCAAGCGTGATGGCCGCTGTGCCACAGGGATCCTCATTCACCTAGCCAAGTTTTACGGTTACAATAATGTTAAGGAATACCTGGAGAG CTTACAGAAGCAGCTGGTAGAAGATGATTAA
- the CDCA7L gene encoding cell division cycle-associated 7-like protein isoform X3, with product MELASRSQIPKEVADIFNAPSDDEEFVGFQDDVPMETFSSEESCDSFDSLEPGKQQDVRFHSKYFTEELRRIFIEDTDSETEEFEGFTQNDLNINSNPEVMLVESDLSDAGKVSSASEEEDEEEKATPRRSRPRRSSIGLRVAFQFPTKKLAKKSDDSSSEPLFPSKRLQDNKKAILGRKRSCRQGKEREDSVSESEDDSRDEGQESSDALLKRTMNIKENKAMLAQLLAELNSMPDFFPVRTPNSASKRTVRRAFSEGQITRRTNPTRSARPPEKFALENFTVSAAKFAEEFYSFRRRKTISGGKCQGYRRRHRVSSFRPVEDITEEDLENVAITVRDKIYDKVLGNTCHQCRQKTIDTKTVCRNQGCGGVRGQFCGPCLRNRYGEDVRSALLDPDWMCPPCRGICNCSYCRKRDGRCATGILIHLAKFYGYNNVKEYLESLQKQLVEDD from the exons ATCCCTAAAGAAGTGGCTGACATCTTTAACGCCCCCAGTGATGATGAAGAGTTTGTCGGTTTCCAAGATGATGTTCCCATGGAAACCTTCTCATCAGAGGAGAGCTGTGATAGTTTTGACTCTCTGGAGCCAGGGAAACAG caGGATGTGCGTTTCCATTCTAAATACTTCACGGAAGAGCTAAGAAGAATTTTTATAGAGGACACTGACTCAGAAACAGAAGAATTTGAAGGATTTACACAGAATGATCTGAATATAAACAGTAACCCAGAAGTAATG CTTGTGGAGTCAGATTTGAGCGATGCTGGTAAGGTGTCTTCAGCGAGTGaagaagaggatgaagaagaaaAGGCTACACCCAGGAGAAGCAGGCCGAGGAGAAGCAGTATTGGTCTTCGAGTAGCCTTTCAATTCCCCACCAAGAAACTGGCAAAAAAATCTGATGACAGTTCTTCTGAGCCGCTATTTCCTAGCAAACGCTTACAGGACAATAAAAAAGCAATTCTTGGAAGAAAGAGAAGCTGCagacaggggaaggaaagggaagattCGGTGTCTGAATCTGAGGATGACTCCAGGGATGAGGGCCAGGAGAGCTCGGATGCGCTGCTGAAAAGGACCATGAACATCAAGGAGAACAAAGCCATG CTGGCTCAGTTATTGGCAGAACTGAACTCAATGCCGGATTTCTTCCCAGTACGAACCCCAAACTCAGCCTCT AAGAGAACAGTGAGGCGGGCTTTCTCCGAGGGACAGATCACAAGACGCACTAACCCCACCCGGAGTGCGCGGCCTCCCGAGAAATTTGCCCTGGAGAACTTCACTGTCTCCGCTGCCAAATTTGCagaagagttttacagtttcaggagAAGGAAGACAATTAGCGGG GGGAAATGCCAGGGGTATAGACGGCGTCACCGTGTATCTTCCTTTCGGCCGGTGGAGGATATCACTGAAGAGGACTTAGAAAATGTTGCCATCACCGTTCGAGATAAAATCTACGATAAAGTTCTG GGCAACACTTGCCATCAGTGCAGGCAGAAGACCATCGACACCAAGACGGTGTGTCGGAACCAGGGCTGCGGTGGGGTCCGAGGACAGTTCTGTGGGCCGTGCCTGCGGAATCGCTACGGGGAGGACGTGAGATCTGCACTGCTAGACCCG GATTGGATGTGTCCTCCCTGCCGTGGGATCTGCAATTGCAGTTACTGTCGCAAGCGTGATGGCCGCTGTGCCACAGGGATCCTCATTCACCTAGCCAAGTTTTACGGTTACAATAATGTTAAGGAATACCTGGAGAG CTTACAGAAGCAGCTGGTAGAAGATGATTAA